Proteins encoded together in one Mycobacterium noviomagense window:
- a CDS encoding nucleoside triphosphate pyrophosphohydrolase, whose product MTVVLVDPRRPSLVPVEAIELLSGEVQYTEEMPVVVPWSLPAARPALTGEDAPVLLSSDPDHPAVTARLAAGDRLISAPEAQRGERLVDAVAMMDKLRTAGPWESEQTHDSLRRYLLEETYELFDAVRSGNADELREELGDVLLQVLFHARIAEDAPQHPFTIDDVADALVRKLGNRVPGVLAGEEISLDEQLAQWKERKATEKSRKSVLDDVPTAQPALALAQKVIQRVYNAGLPADLIPESITSIAVAADGDAENALRSAVLEFMDTVRDTEKAIAAGRRGDDIPEELDVTPLGVVTEEEWRAYWPPVPGESMIEESVEQPAADPPDPAAVAVEEAAVDGEGDRSGTEPQ is encoded by the coding sequence ATGACTGTCGTCTTGGTCGACCCGCGCCGTCCGTCGTTGGTTCCGGTCGAGGCCATCGAACTGCTTAGCGGCGAGGTGCAATACACCGAGGAGATGCCGGTCGTCGTGCCCTGGTCGCTGCCTGCCGCCCGCCCGGCGCTGACCGGAGAAGACGCCCCGGTCTTGCTGTCGTCTGACCCCGACCATCCCGCAGTCACCGCACGATTGGCCGCGGGGGACCGGTTGATTTCGGCACCTGAGGCGCAGCGCGGCGAGCGATTGGTCGACGCCGTGGCGATGATGGACAAACTGCGCACGGCCGGCCCGTGGGAAAGTGAGCAGACTCACGATTCGCTGCGCCGCTATTTGTTGGAGGAGACCTACGAGCTTTTCGACGCGGTGCGAAGCGGCAATGCTGACGAGCTGCGCGAAGAACTCGGCGACGTGTTGCTGCAGGTCCTTTTTCACGCGCGGATCGCCGAGGACGCACCACAGCATCCGTTCACCATCGACGACGTCGCCGATGCGCTGGTGCGAAAACTGGGCAACCGCGTGCCGGGAGTGCTTGCCGGCGAGGAGATCTCGCTCGATGAACAATTGGCTCAGTGGAAAGAACGCAAGGCGACTGAGAAGTCGCGGAAGTCCGTGCTCGATGACGTTCCTACCGCGCAGCCTGCCTTGGCGTTGGCGCAAAAAGTGATTCAACGCGTTTACAACGCCGGTCTACCGGCCGACCTGATCCCTGAGTCCATCACGTCGATCGCGGTTGCAGCCGACGGCGACGCGGAAAACGCGTTGCGCTCAGCTGTTTTGGAGTTCATGGATACTGTCCGCGACACCGAGAAGGCGATTGCCGCGGGGCGGCGCGGTGACGACATTCCCGAGGAGCTCGACGTCACTCCGCTCGGTGTCGTAACTGAAGAAGAGTGGCGCGCTTACTGGCCACCTGTGCCCGGCGAGTCAATGATCGAGGAGTCCGTCGAGCAGCCGGCTGCTGACCCACCGGACCCGGCTGCGGTCGCGGTGGAGGAAGCGGCAGTTGACGGCGAAGGCGATCGATCTGGCACTGAGCCGCAGTAG
- the mfd gene encoding transcription-repair coupling factor, producing MTAPGFARPDTPIAGLVDLALSAPTFQQLIDRAADRPAELSLVGPASARVFVASALACQGPLLVVTATSREADDLTAELCGVYGDAVAKFPSWETLPHERLSPGVDTVGARLMVLRRLARPDDARLGPPLRVVVTSARSLLQPMTPRLGDIEPLTLSIGDEVAFEHVIARLVELAYTRADMVGRRGEFAVRGGILDVFPPTAEHPVRIEFWGDEITEMRMFSVADQRSIPEVSVDTLVAVACRELLLSDDVRSRAAALAGKHPAAERTVTGTVTDMLAKLAEGIPVDGMEALLPVLRPDDLTLLTDQLPQGTPVLVCDPEKVRTRAADLIKSGREFLEASWSVAAIGGDAPVDVEQLGRSGFIEFDEVRATARKAGHPWWTLSQLSDESAIELELRAAPSARGHQRDIDEIFAMLRAQVATGGHAAVVAPGAGTAQRVVERLAESDTAATLLEPGAAPKPGVVGVLKGPLHDGVIVPGANLVIITETDLTGNRVAATDGKRLAAKRRNVVDPLALNPGDLVVHDQHGIGRFVEMTERTVGGARREYLVLEYASTKRGQHDTDKLYVPMDSLDQLSRYVGGQAPALSRLGGSDWANTKTKARRAVREIAGELVALYAKRQATPGHAFGPDTPWQAEMEDAFGFTETVDQLTAITEVKADMEKPIPMDRVICGDVGYGKTEIAVRAAFKAVQDGKQVAVLVPTTLLADQHLQTFTERMSEFPVTIKGLSRFTGPAESRTVLDGLADGTVDIVIGTHRLLQTGVRWKDLGLVIVDEEQRFGVEHKEHIKSLRTHVDVLTMSATPIPRTLEMSLAGIREMSTILTPPEDRYPVLTYVGPHDDKQIAAALRRELLRDGQAFYVHNRVSSIEHAAARVRQLVPEARVAVAHGQMNEDLLERTVQGFWNREYDILVCTTIVETGLDISNANTLIVERADTFGLAQLHQLRGRVGRSRERGYAYFLYPPHAPLTETAYDRLATIAQNNELGAGMAVAMKDLEIRGAGNVLGVEQSGHVAGVGFDLYVRLVGEAVEAYRAAADGKTVTTAEEPKDVRIDLPVDAHLPPDYIASDRLRLEAYRRLAAAADDAAVDAVIDELTDRYGALPEPAQRLVAVARLRLLCRRFGITEVSAPSEATLRLAPMILPDSAQVRLARLHPGARYRATTSTVQVPIPRAGGIAAPRIRDVELVQMVADLVLALHGKPQAEVGITNSVPAR from the coding sequence ATGACCGCACCGGGGTTTGCCCGACCAGATACCCCGATCGCGGGGCTCGTCGACTTGGCGCTGAGCGCGCCGACATTCCAGCAACTCATCGACCGGGCAGCCGATCGACCCGCCGAATTGAGCCTGGTCGGACCGGCCAGCGCACGCGTATTCGTGGCCAGCGCGCTGGCTTGCCAGGGTCCGCTGCTGGTGGTTACCGCCACCAGCCGCGAAGCCGACGACCTGACCGCCGAACTGTGCGGCGTCTACGGCGACGCGGTGGCCAAGTTTCCGTCCTGGGAAACCCTGCCGCACGAGCGCCTCTCACCGGGCGTGGACACCGTGGGCGCTCGTCTTATGGTGCTGCGCCGGCTGGCTCGCCCCGACGACGCCCGGCTCGGGCCGCCGCTGCGGGTGGTGGTGACCTCGGCGCGCTCGCTGCTGCAGCCGATGACACCGCGCTTGGGCGACATCGAGCCGCTCACCCTTTCCATCGGTGACGAGGTTGCGTTCGAACACGTCATAGCCCGGCTGGTCGAGTTGGCCTATACCCGGGCGGACATGGTCGGCCGGCGCGGAGAGTTTGCGGTGCGCGGCGGGATCCTCGACGTCTTCCCGCCGACCGCCGAACACCCGGTACGCATCGAGTTCTGGGGTGACGAGATCACCGAGATGCGGATGTTCTCGGTGGCCGATCAACGCTCCATTCCTGAGGTCAGCGTCGACACGCTGGTCGCGGTGGCCTGCCGGGAGCTCCTGCTGTCCGACGACGTGCGGAGCCGGGCCGCCGCATTGGCCGGAAAACATCCCGCGGCCGAGCGCACAGTCACCGGCACCGTCACCGACATGCTGGCCAAGCTGGCCGAAGGCATTCCGGTCGATGGCATGGAGGCGCTGCTGCCGGTCTTGCGTCCCGACGACTTGACTTTGCTGACCGACCAGTTGCCGCAGGGCACTCCGGTATTGGTCTGCGATCCGGAAAAGGTGCGCACCCGCGCCGCCGATCTGATCAAGAGCGGCCGCGAATTCCTCGAAGCCTCATGGTCGGTGGCCGCGATCGGCGGTGATGCGCCGGTCGACGTCGAGCAGCTCGGCCGATCGGGATTCATCGAATTCGACGAGGTGCGCGCCACCGCACGCAAGGCGGGTCATCCATGGTGGACGCTCAGCCAGCTCTCCGACGAGTCCGCGATCGAACTCGAACTGCGCGCGGCCCCGTCGGCGCGTGGCCATCAGCGCGACATCGACGAGATCTTCGCGATGCTGCGCGCCCAGGTCGCCACCGGCGGACACGCTGCCGTCGTTGCGCCCGGCGCCGGTACCGCGCAGCGCGTGGTCGAGCGACTCGCCGAATCCGACACGGCCGCAACGTTATTGGAGCCGGGTGCTGCGCCGAAGCCCGGTGTGGTCGGCGTGCTCAAGGGCCCGCTGCACGACGGCGTGATAGTGCCCGGCGCGAATCTCGTAATCATCACCGAGACCGACCTCACCGGTAACCGGGTGGCCGCCACCGACGGCAAGCGCCTGGCGGCCAAGCGACGCAACGTGGTCGACCCGCTGGCGCTGAACCCGGGCGACCTGGTCGTGCACGACCAGCACGGCATCGGCCGGTTCGTCGAGATGACCGAACGCACCGTCGGCGGCGCGCGCCGCGAATACCTGGTGCTGGAATACGCCTCAACCAAGCGCGGCCAGCACGACACCGACAAGCTCTACGTGCCGATGGATTCGCTGGACCAGCTGTCGCGCTACGTCGGCGGCCAGGCGCCGGCTTTGAGTCGGCTCGGCGGCAGCGACTGGGCCAATACCAAGACCAAGGCCCGGCGCGCGGTGCGCGAGATCGCGGGCGAGCTGGTGGCGCTGTACGCCAAACGGCAGGCCACGCCCGGACATGCGTTCGGGCCGGATACGCCGTGGCAGGCCGAGATGGAAGACGCCTTCGGCTTCACCGAGACCGTCGATCAGCTGACCGCGATCACCGAAGTCAAAGCCGACATGGAAAAGCCGATCCCCATGGACCGGGTGATTTGCGGCGACGTCGGCTACGGCAAGACCGAGATTGCGGTGCGGGCAGCGTTCAAGGCGGTGCAGGACGGCAAGCAGGTCGCCGTCCTGGTGCCCACCACACTCCTGGCCGACCAGCATCTGCAGACGTTCACCGAGCGCATGTCGGAGTTCCCGGTAACCATCAAGGGCCTCTCCCGATTCACCGGGCCGGCTGAGTCGCGCACTGTGCTGGACGGCCTGGCCGACGGCACCGTCGACATCGTGATCGGCACTCACCGGCTGCTGCAGACCGGGGTGCGCTGGAAGGACCTCGGGCTGGTCATTGTCGACGAGGAACAGCGTTTCGGCGTCGAACACAAGGAGCACATCAAAAGCCTGCGAACCCACGTCGACGTGCTGACGATGAGCGCGACACCCATCCCGCGCACGCTGGAGATGAGCCTGGCCGGGATCCGGGAGATGTCGACGATTCTGACTCCGCCCGAAGACCGCTACCCGGTGCTGACCTATGTCGGGCCGCACGACGACAAGCAGATCGCCGCCGCGTTGCGCCGCGAGTTGTTGCGTGACGGGCAGGCGTTCTACGTGCACAACCGGGTCAGCTCGATCGAGCATGCCGCCGCCCGAGTCCGACAACTGGTGCCTGAGGCCCGCGTCGCCGTCGCGCACGGCCAGATGAACGAGGACCTGCTGGAACGCACCGTCCAGGGCTTCTGGAACCGCGAATACGACATCCTGGTGTGCACCACCATTGTCGAGACCGGCTTGGACATCTCGAACGCGAACACGCTGATCGTGGAACGAGCCGACACGTTCGGCCTGGCCCAACTGCACCAGCTGCGCGGTCGAGTCGGCCGCAGCCGGGAACGCGGCTATGCCTATTTCTTGTATCCGCCGCATGCGCCGCTGACCGAGACCGCCTATGACAGGCTGGCCACGATCGCCCAGAACAACGAGCTAGGCGCCGGCATGGCGGTGGCCATGAAAGACCTGGAGATCCGCGGCGCCGGCAATGTACTGGGCGTCGAGCAGTCCGGCCACGTCGCCGGGGTCGGCTTCGACCTGTACGTGCGCCTGGTGGGCGAGGCCGTGGAGGCCTATCGTGCGGCCGCCGACGGCAAGACCGTCACCACTGCCGAAGAGCCCAAAGACGTGCGGATCGACCTGCCGGTGGACGCGCATCTACCGCCGGACTACATCGCCAGCGACCGACTGCGACTGGAGGCATACCGCCGGTTGGCTGCCGCGGCCGACGACGCCGCCGTCGACGCCGTCATCGATGAACTCACAGACCGCTACGGCGCACTGCCCGAACCGGCCCAGCGGTTGGTGGCGGTGGCGCGGCTGCGCTTGTTGTGCCGCCGATTCGGCATCACGGAGGTATCCGCCCCGTCGGAGGCGACGCTGCGGCTGGCGCCGATGATCCTGCCGGATTCAGCACAGGTGCGCCTGGCGCGGTTGCATCCCGGCGCCCGTTACCGCGCCACCACGTCGACGGTGCAGGTTCCGATTCCGCGGGCCGGCGGCATTGCGGCGCCGCGCATTCGCGACGTCGAGCTGGTCCAAATGGTGGCGGACCTCGTATTGGCGCTCCATGGAAAGCCCCAGGCAGAAGTTGGTATAACGAATTCGGTACCGGCCCGGTGA
- the lysA gene encoding diaminopimelate decarboxylase, whose product MTTTLVDVLPSIGYAAPPRFDPAIWPVTAHADEEGRLCIGDVPLTDIADEFRTPAYVIDEADFRYRARHYRQALRGTEVVYAGKSLLSIAVARWVREEGLSLDVCSAGELTTAIAGGVDRARIVMHGNAKSIEELRAAVRVGVGRIVVDSCMEITYLAGLASRRQRVLIRVTPDFSANGDVLGGGQAAEAVARVLAHPNLDLIGLHCHLGSQVTDPASYGEAIRRMVAATADIRAKHGVILTELNIGGGHGIPYLPGDPELDVDELAGVIDEALDAACAVERFPRPVVVVEPGRGISGRAGVTLYRVCAVKTQPDGRTFVVVDGGMSDNPRVALYGAKHTVALANRHPLGRRQRVTVAGRHCEAGDEIARDIELPADLHPGDLLAVACTGAYNHSMASNYNMVGRPPLVAVKDGRTRELVRRETTADLLARDRG is encoded by the coding sequence ATGACCACAACATTGGTGGATGTTTTGCCGTCCATCGGTTATGCCGCTCCCCCGCGGTTCGATCCGGCCATCTGGCCGGTCACGGCGCACGCCGACGAGGAGGGCCGGCTGTGCATCGGCGACGTGCCGCTCACGGACATCGCCGACGAGTTCCGCACCCCGGCCTATGTGATCGACGAAGCTGACTTCAGATATCGGGCCCGGCACTACCGCCAGGCGCTGCGCGGCACTGAGGTCGTCTATGCCGGCAAGTCGCTGCTGAGCATCGCGGTGGCGCGGTGGGTCCGCGAAGAGGGGTTGAGCCTTGACGTCTGCTCGGCCGGCGAGCTGACAACCGCGATAGCCGGTGGCGTGGACCGGGCCCGCATCGTCATGCACGGCAACGCGAAATCGATCGAGGAACTGCGTGCCGCTGTGCGCGTCGGGGTCGGGCGCATCGTGGTGGATTCCTGCATGGAGATCACGTACCTGGCGGGGTTGGCCAGCCGACGCCAACGGGTGCTCATCCGGGTGACCCCAGACTTCTCGGCCAACGGGGACGTCCTCGGCGGCGGCCAGGCCGCCGAGGCGGTGGCGCGTGTGCTGGCCCACCCGAACCTCGACCTGATCGGGCTGCACTGCCACCTTGGCTCGCAGGTCACCGATCCGGCCAGCTACGGCGAAGCGATTCGCCGGATGGTCGCCGCGACGGCCGACATTCGCGCCAAACACGGCGTCATCCTCACTGAGCTCAATATCGGTGGCGGCCATGGCATTCCGTATCTGCCCGGTGACCCCGAACTCGACGTCGACGAGCTGGCCGGCGTGATCGACGAGGCGCTGGACGCGGCGTGTGCCGTTGAGCGGTTCCCGCGTCCGGTCGTGGTGGTCGAGCCGGGCCGGGGCATCAGCGGGCGCGCCGGTGTCACGCTGTATCGGGTGTGTGCGGTGAAGACGCAGCCGGATGGGCGGACCTTCGTCGTCGTCGACGGCGGGATGAGCGACAACCCGCGAGTGGCGTTGTACGGCGCGAAACACACCGTGGCGCTCGCTAACCGGCACCCGCTGGGACGAAGGCAACGTGTCACGGTGGCGGGGCGGCACTGCGAGGCCGGCGACGAGATCGCCCGCGATATCGAGCTGCCCGCCGACCTGCATCCCGGCGACTTGTTGGCCGTGGCCTGCACGGGTGCCTATAACCACAGCATGGCGTCGAACTACAACATGGTCGGCCGGCCGCCGCTGGTGGCGGTCAAAGACGGGCGGACCCGTGAACTGGTGCGCCGCGAAACGACAGCAGACTTGCTGGCGCGCGACAGGGGTTAG
- a CDS encoding TetR/AcrR family transcriptional regulator, producing the protein MTGSERRHQLIDIARSLFAERGYDGTSIEEIALRANVSKPVVYEHFGGKEGLYAVVVDREMSALLDGVTSSLTNNRSRVRIERVALALLTYVEERTDGFRILIRDSPAAITSGTYSTLLNDAVSQVSSILAGDFARRGLDPEMAPLYAQALVGSVSMTAQWWLDTREPKKEVVAAHLVNLMWNGLTHLEADPRLQDE; encoded by the coding sequence ATGACCGGCAGCGAGCGACGGCATCAACTGATCGATATCGCACGCTCGCTATTTGCCGAACGCGGCTATGACGGGACCTCGATCGAAGAGATCGCATTGCGGGCCAACGTGTCCAAGCCGGTGGTCTACGAGCATTTCGGCGGCAAGGAGGGGCTGTACGCCGTCGTCGTCGACCGCGAGATGTCGGCGCTGCTGGACGGCGTCACGTCGTCTTTAACCAACAACCGGTCGCGGGTGCGCATCGAGCGGGTTGCTCTGGCGTTACTGACCTACGTCGAGGAGCGCACCGACGGGTTTCGCATCCTCATCCGCGACTCCCCGGCAGCGATCACCTCGGGCACCTATTCCACCCTGCTCAACGACGCCGTCAGCCAGGTGTCGTCGATCTTGGCCGGGGACTTCGCCCGCCGCGGCCTCGACCCGGAAATGGCGCCGCTGTATGCGCAGGCGCTGGTCGGCTCGGTGTCGATGACGGCGCAGTGGTGGCTGGACACTCGGGAACCGAAGAAAGAAGTCGTCGCCGCGCATCTGGTCAACCTGATGTGGAACGGCTTGACCCATCTCGAAGCCGACCCACGCCTGCAGGACGAGTAG
- the glmU gene encoding bifunctional UDP-N-acetylglucosamine diphosphorylase/glucosamine-1-phosphate N-acetyltransferase GlmU, which translates to MTTHGESAVLVLAAGAGTRMRSDTPKVLHTLAGRSMLAHCLHSIAKVAPQHLVVVLGQNRERIAPVVAELAETLGRPIDVAMQDQQLGTGHAVLCGLSALPDDYSGVVVVTSADIPLLDADTLADLIAAHRAQPVAVTVLTTTLSDPTGYGRILRTQDNEVIAIVEQADATPSQREIREVNAGVYAFDIAALRSALSRLSADNAQRELYLTDVISIVRQDGRTVHARHVDDSVLVAGVNNRVQLAELAAELNRRIVAGHQLAGVTVADPATTWIDVDVTIGRDTVIAPGTQLLGRTRIGGRCTIGPDTTLADVAVGEAASVIRTHGTSASIGDGAAVGPFTYLRPGTVLGADGKLGAFVETKNCTIGTGTKVPHLTYVGDADIGEYSNIGASSVFVNYDGETKQRTTIGSHVRTGSDTMFVAPVTVGDGAYTGAGTVVRHDVPPGALAVSAGPQRNIENWVQRKRPGSAAAKAAEKAQATVNDPDEPDQTP; encoded by the coding sequence ATGACAACTCACGGCGAATCGGCGGTCCTGGTGTTGGCAGCGGGAGCCGGAACCCGGATGCGTTCAGACACCCCCAAGGTGCTGCACACGCTCGCCGGGCGCAGCATGTTGGCGCACTGCCTGCATTCGATCGCCAAGGTGGCACCACAGCACCTGGTCGTGGTGCTGGGCCAAAACCGCGAGCGCATCGCGCCCGTCGTCGCCGAACTGGCCGAGACGCTGGGTCGCCCGATCGACGTGGCGATGCAGGATCAGCAGCTGGGCACAGGACATGCCGTGCTGTGTGGACTTTCTGCGCTGCCCGATGACTACAGCGGCGTCGTCGTCGTCACCTCGGCCGATATTCCGCTGCTGGATGCCGACACCCTGGCCGACCTGATCGCCGCGCACCGTGCCCAACCGGTCGCGGTCACCGTGTTGACCACGACGCTGAGCGACCCCACCGGCTACGGCCGCATCCTGCGGACCCAAGACAATGAAGTGATTGCGATCGTCGAGCAAGCCGACGCGACACCGTCCCAGCGGGAGATTCGTGAAGTCAACGCCGGGGTCTACGCCTTCGACATCGCGGCGCTGCGCTCGGCGCTGAGCCGGCTGTCCGCCGACAATGCCCAGCGCGAGCTTTACCTCACCGACGTGATCTCGATCGTCCGCCAAGACGGGCGGACCGTACACGCCCGGCACGTCGACGACAGCGTGCTGGTCGCCGGAGTGAACAACCGAGTCCAGCTGGCCGAGCTGGCTGCCGAGCTCAACCGCCGCATCGTCGCCGGGCACCAGCTGGCCGGCGTCACCGTCGCCGATCCCGCCACCACCTGGATCGACGTCGACGTCACCATCGGTCGGGACACCGTCATCGCGCCGGGAACACAGCTGCTCGGCCGCACGCGCATCGGCGGACGCTGCACCATCGGCCCGGACACCACCCTGGCCGATGTGGCCGTCGGCGAGGCCGCGTCGGTGATCCGCACTCACGGCACCTCGGCGTCAATCGGTGACGGCGCGGCGGTCGGGCCCTTCACTTACCTGCGGCCCGGCACCGTCTTGGGCGCCGACGGGAAACTGGGCGCGTTCGTCGAGACCAAGAACTGCACGATCGGTACCGGCACCAAGGTGCCGCACCTGACCTACGTCGGCGATGCCGACATCGGCGAGTACAGCAATATCGGCGCTTCCAGCGTGTTCGTCAACTACGACGGCGAGACCAAGCAGCGCACGACCATCGGTTCCCACGTGCGCACCGGCTCCGACACCATGTTCGTCGCGCCGGTCACCGTGGGCGATGGCGCCTACACCGGTGCCGGCACGGTGGTGCGCCACGACGTCCCACCCGGGGCGTTGGCGGTGTCGGCAGGCCCGCAACGCAACATCGAGAACTGGGTGCAGCGCAAGCGCCCGGGCAGCGCGGCCGCCAAGGCCGCCGAGAAGGCGCAGGCCACCGTAAACGACCCGGATGAACCCGACCAGACACCTTGA
- a CDS encoding ribose-phosphate diphosphokinase, which produces MSHDWTDNRKNLMLFAGRAHPELAEQVAKELDVHVTAQTARDFANGEIFVRYHESVRGCDAFVLQSHPAPLNKWLMEQLIMLDALKRGSAKRITAVVPFYPYARQDKKHRGREPISARLVADLLKTAGADRIVTVDLHTDQIQGFFDGPVDHMRAQNLLTGYLKDNYSGHDLVVVSPDSGRVRIAEKWADSLGGVPLAFIHKTRDPRVPNQVKSNRVVGEVAGKTCILIDDMIDTGGTIAAAVPLLKEDGAGDVIVAATHGVLSDPAPRLLAECGAREVIVTNTLPIDETKRFPQLTVLSIAPLLASTIRAVFENGSVTGLFDGDA; this is translated from the coding sequence GTGAGCCACGACTGGACCGACAACCGCAAAAACTTGATGCTGTTCGCGGGTCGAGCGCACCCTGAGCTGGCCGAACAGGTCGCCAAGGAACTCGACGTCCACGTCACCGCGCAAACTGCCCGTGACTTCGCCAACGGCGAGATCTTCGTGCGCTACCACGAATCCGTACGGGGCTGCGACGCATTCGTCTTGCAGTCACATCCCGCGCCGCTCAACAAGTGGCTGATGGAACAGCTGATCATGCTCGACGCGCTCAAGCGGGGCAGCGCCAAGCGGATCACCGCCGTCGTACCGTTCTATCCCTACGCCCGCCAGGACAAAAAGCACCGCGGCCGCGAACCGATCTCGGCGCGCCTGGTCGCCGACCTGCTCAAGACGGCCGGGGCCGACCGGATCGTGACGGTCGACCTGCACACCGACCAGATCCAGGGCTTCTTCGACGGGCCCGTCGACCACATGCGCGCGCAGAACCTGCTCACCGGCTACCTCAAGGACAACTACAGCGGCCACGACCTCGTGGTCGTCTCCCCCGACTCCGGCAGGGTGCGCATCGCCGAGAAGTGGGCCGACTCGCTCGGGGGCGTTCCGCTGGCCTTCATCCACAAGACTCGCGACCCACGGGTGCCCAACCAGGTCAAGTCCAACCGCGTCGTCGGCGAGGTCGCGGGCAAGACGTGCATCCTGATCGACGACATGATCGACACCGGTGGCACCATCGCCGCAGCCGTGCCCCTGCTGAAGGAGGACGGCGCCGGAGACGTGATCGTCGCCGCCACCCACGGCGTGTTGTCCGATCCTGCGCCCAGGCTGTTGGCGGAGTGCGGGGCCCGTGAGGTGATCGTCACCAACACGCTGCCGATCGACGAGACCAAGCGTTTCCCGCAACTGACGGTGTTGTCGATTGCGCCCCTGTTAGCCAGCACTATCCGTGCGGTCTTCGAAAACGGTTCGGTGACAGGGCTTTTCGACGGAGACGCGTAA
- the arsC gene encoding arsenate reductase (glutaredoxin) (This arsenate reductase requires both glutathione and glutaredoxin to convert arsenate to arsenite, after which the efflux transporter formed by ArsA and ArsB can extrude the arsenite from the cell, providing resistance.): MPGTSNDTVIYHNPKCSTSRKTLELLRDNGIEPTIVEYLKTPPSREQLVKMIRDAGIDVCTAVRTREPLYAELNLADATDEELLDAMAEHPILIQRPFVVTAKGTRLARPVDAVHEIL; encoded by the coding sequence ATGCCCGGTACCTCGAACGATACTGTCATCTACCACAACCCCAAGTGCAGCACGTCGCGCAAAACATTGGAGTTGTTGCGCGACAACGGCATCGAGCCAACCATCGTCGAATACTTGAAGACTCCTCCGTCGCGTGAGCAGCTGGTGAAGATGATCCGCGACGCCGGCATCGATGTATGCACCGCGGTGCGCACCCGTGAGCCGCTGTACGCCGAGCTGAACCTGGCCGACGCCACCGACGAGGAGTTGCTCGACGCGATGGCCGAACATCCCATCTTGATCCAACGCCCATTCGTCGTGACGGCCAAGGGCACCCGGCTGGCTCGTCCGGTTGACGCGGTCCACGAGATTCTGTGA
- a CDS encoding LpqN/LpqT family lipoprotein → MRLTAIRRCAGAVVLLALTAVGCSAKEPDYQSVWTTSSTTSTTTTAPEPQPLGQYLEGIGVTGEQVAPDKLTDLTVSIPTPPGWEKFNNPSITPATQAIAKNGSYPIAMLMVFKLGGDFNTADVIKHANADAERSENFKKLNASTADFHGFPSSMIEGSYDLNGKRLHGWNRVVIATGSPPAKQRYLVQLTITSMADQAFPDAQDIEAIIAGFTVAAK, encoded by the coding sequence GTGAGGCTCACCGCGATCAGGCGATGTGCGGGCGCCGTCGTGCTCCTGGCGCTGACCGCGGTCGGCTGTAGCGCGAAAGAACCTGACTACCAGTCGGTTTGGACGACGAGCTCGACGACCAGCACCACGACGACCGCCCCGGAGCCCCAGCCGCTCGGCCAGTACCTGGAAGGCATCGGCGTCACCGGGGAACAGGTGGCCCCCGACAAGCTGACCGATCTGACGGTGTCGATCCCCACACCACCGGGCTGGGAGAAATTCAACAACCCCAGCATCACTCCGGCCACCCAGGCGATCGCCAAGAACGGCAGCTACCCGATCGCGATGCTGATGGTGTTCAAGCTGGGCGGGGACTTCAATACCGCAGACGTGATCAAGCATGCCAACGCCGACGCCGAACGCTCGGAGAATTTCAAGAAATTGAACGCGTCCACAGCCGACTTCCACGGCTTCCCGTCGTCGATGATCGAGGGCAGCTACGACCTCAACGGCAAACGGCTGCACGGCTGGAACCGGGTCGTCATCGCTACCGGATCCCCTCCGGCCAAGCAGCGTTACCTCGTTCAGCTCACGATCACCAGCATGGCCGACCAAGCCTTCCCCGACGCGCAGGACATCGAGGCGATCATCGCCGGGTTCACCGTCGCCGCCAAGTAG